One region of Oceanipulchritudo coccoides genomic DNA includes:
- a CDS encoding Hsp20/alpha crystallin family protein yields MSTELKKQEEQVPAQATTNYRRPYYRVDGGKDAYTVEVFMPGVSKDDYNVSLHRDELAVEGRKVIPLPTGAKWLHREISPEGYKLRLQLNVDVDPEAIKAKTDNGILTITLPVAKEARPRLIKIS; encoded by the coding sequence ATGAGTACCGAATTGAAAAAACAGGAAGAACAAGTCCCGGCACAGGCCACGACCAACTACCGCCGTCCCTACTACCGGGTCGACGGTGGAAAGGATGCCTACACTGTGGAAGTCTTCATGCCAGGCGTATCGAAAGATGACTACAACGTATCGCTGCATCGCGATGAACTGGCCGTTGAGGGCAGGAAGGTCATTCCCCTGCCCACCGGCGCCAAGTGGCTCCACCGCGAAATTTCCCCGGAGGGCTACAAGCTGCGATTGCAGTTGAACGTTGATGTTGATCCCGAGGCTATCAAGGCCAAGACCGACAACGGGATCCTGACCATTACGCTGCCGGTCGCCAAGGAAGCCCGTCCGCGCCTGATCAAGATCAGCTAG